The Sesamum indicum cultivar Zhongzhi No. 13 linkage group LG2, S_indicum_v1.0, whole genome shotgun sequence genome contains a region encoding:
- the LOC105175764 gene encoding protein TIC 40, chloroplastic: MENLALVSSTKIVVGFSPNPRNSIVSGNSFVGLPYLLKKTGKNGRNFKSSSSVSVLSLFQAPMVTKTIVPERVARDCFASIASSSSQETSSVGANPQLPVTPPPSQVGSPLFWIGVGVGLAALFSWVAGRVKKYAMEQALKTFTQQMNAQNNPFGNAAFSPGSPFPFPPVAAPTSDTSRISTPVTAQAATVDVPATKGEDPPSIPVKENVEPEKEPKKYAFVDVSPEETFQKTAFESYKEEIQMDSPNDPQSSQPVSQNGTASKPGIGASERTSTSTANPLLSVEALEKMMEDPTVQKMVYPYLPEEMRNPATFKWMLQNPQYRQQLQDMLNNMGGSPEWDSRMMDSLKNFDLSSPEVKQQFDQIGLTPEEVISKIMANPDIAMAFQNPRVQAAIMECSQNPLSIAKYQNDKEVMDVFNKISELFPGATGS; encoded by the exons ATGGAAAATCTTGCCCTTGTCTCATCCACGAAAATTGTAGTGGGTTTCTCCCCAAACCCCAGAAACTCTATCGTTTCCGGCAATTCCTTTGTGGGTCTGCCATATTTGCTTAAGAAAACCGGCAAAAATGGCAGAAATTTCAAGTCTAGTTCTTCAGTTTCAGTTCTCTCCTTATTTCAGGCGCCTATGGTCACCAAGACTATTG TGCCAGAAAGAGTTGCGAGAGACTGTTTTGCTAGCATTGCTTCTTCAAGCAGCCAAGAGACTTCCTCAGTTGGTGCAAATCCCCAGCTTCCAGTGACACCTCCCCCGTCCCAAGT GGGGTCACCTCTCTTCTGGATTGGTGTTGGTGTTGGTCTTGCTGCACTTTTCTCCTGG GTGGCTGGTCGAGTGAAG AAATATGCAATGGAACAAGCTTTAAAGACATTCACGCAACAGATGAATGCTCAGAATAATCCATTTGGCAATGCTGCCTTTTCACCTGGCTCCCCCTTTCCATTTCCACCAGTTGCAGCTCCTACGTCAGATACATCTAGAATTTCAACTCCTGTCACTGCTCAAGCTGCAACTGTCGATGTCCCTGCAACAAAGGGGGAAGACCCTCCATCTATACCTGTCAAAGAAAACGTAGAACCTGAGAAGGAACCAAAGAAATATG CTTTTGTTGATGTTTCCCCAGAAGAAACATTCCAGAAAACTGCCTTTGAGAGCTATAAAGAAGAGATCCAGATGGATTCACCAAATGATCCCCAGTCTTCTCAACCA GTTTCTCAAAATGGCACGGCAAGCAAGCCAGGGATTGGTGCTTCAGAACGTACCTCCACCA GTACAGCAAACCCTCTATTGTCGGTGGAAGCTTTGGAGAAAATGATGGAAGATCCAACAGTACAAAAGATGGTTTATCC TTACTTACCAGAGGAGATGAGGAATCCTGCCACCTTTAAAT GGATGCTACAAAATCCACAGTATCGTCAACAACTCCAGGACATGCT AAATAACATGGGAGGAAGCCCCGAATGGGACAGTCGTATGATGGATtccttgaaaaattttgaccTTAGCAGTCCCGAGGTCAAGCAGCAGTTTG ATCAGATAGGCCTTACTCCCGAGGAAGTCATTTCTAAAATCATGGCCAATCCTGACATTGCGATGGCATTTCAAAATCCAAGAGTTCAAGCTGCTATCATGGAA TGTTCTCAGAATCCATTGAGTATTGCCAAATATCAAAATGACAAAGAG GTTATGGATGTTTTCAATAAGATATCAGAACTCTTCCCAGGGGCAACAGGTTCTTAG
- the LOC105175772 gene encoding tRNA (guanine(37)-N1)-methyltransferase 1, with product MIVQSNEFICSNLQHFFLSMPNSDLTLEPLCQLQIMATKYSLFRSRTLPSFTFYSPPRFRFAAKRLFVPLVSFPSTTTVLSFSTLPYGPSLQKGYSPFPLKPVKHTSSGENITSLDEAAFTRVFDISALRVPSSICSKLENRLRGHLLNWPRIRNIARVPGDEIDDQLKSLLPSSGNGAEAEDENLVALKRRIYGKAEGGEPLDAVSYRDKLAMTFNSRGYVKFRNLAKMSRPKKKKKRDDREKVQMKGIGKNEMAVVQVVEDEEEESDGEELSRLLGEDVKRPPKWRGSTRLLLLDEQLANKSIEELPEAIKVVFQEHDSQCMELVKCKLTLFYDYWELHEVLEILLPNGMIIPSAFEAVGHIAHLNLRAEHLQYKNLIAKVVLDKNRPKIQTVVNKVEAIHNEYRTMQLEILAGNKSLVTTLVENGLRFHVDLAAVYWNSRLATERQRLLSCFTRSDVVCDVFAGVGPIAISAAKKVKRVYANDLNPCAVEYLERNCVLNKLERKIEVFNMDGRRFIETVFASERTQSITQVVMHLPKDAAEFLDAFRGIFEGNRPGKEYVLPRIHVYGFSKAQDPEFDFHERIRTALSEAALDVEMHRVRAVAPGKWMLCASFILPESVAYSKMGSNL from the exons atgattgtcCAATCCAATGAATTCATATGTTCGAATTTGCagcatttctttctttcaatgCCTAACAGTGACTTAACCTTAGAGCCCCTTTGCCAACTCCAAATAATGGCTACAAAATATTCTCTCTTCCGCTCCCGCACTCTCCCGTCCTTCACATTCTACTCTCCGCCGCGCTTCCGCTTCGCCGCCAAGCGCCTCTTCGTTCCCCTCGTCTCTTtcccctccaccaccaccgTTCTTTCCTTCTCCACTCTCCCGTACGGTCCGTCCCTACAAAAGGGCTATTCCCCTTTTCCCCTCAAACCTGTGAAGCACACCAGCTCCGGTGAGAATATCACATCCCTTGACGAAGCCGCCTTCACTCGAGTCTTTGACATTTCCGCGCTGAGAGTACCCTCCAGTATCTGTTCCAAGCTCGAGAACCGCCTCCGGGGACACCTCCTCAACTGGCCTCGTATTAGGAACATCGCTAGAGTTCCCGGCGATGAAATTGATGACCAATTAAAGAGCCTCTTGCCTAGCTCCGGTAATGGAGCTGAAGCTGAAGATGAGAATCTGGTGGCATTGAAACGGAGGATTTACGGGAAAGCTGAGGGGGGGGAGCCGCTCGATGCGGTTTCGTATCGGGATAAGCTCGCGATGACTTTTAATTCCAGAGGGTATGTTAAGTTTAGAAATTTAGCTAAAATGTCTAGaccgaagaagaagaaaaagagggaTGATAGGGAGAAAGTGCAGATGAAAGGGATTGGGAAGAATGAGATGGCGGTGGTTCAGGTGGTTGAAGATGAGGAAGAGGAGAGTGATGGAGAGGAATTGAGTCGGTTGTTAGGGGAGGATGTTAAGCGGCCTCCAAAGTGGAGAGGCTCAACGAGGCTCCTGCTGTTGGATGAGCAATTGGCAAATAAAAGTATTGAGGAATTGCCTGAGGCAATCAAG GTAGTTTTTCAAGAACATGACAGCCAGTGTATGGAACTTGTGAAATGCAAATTGACTCTGTTTTATGATTATTGGGAATTACATGAG GTCCTGGAGATTTTGCTTCCAAATGGCATGATTATTCCTTCAGCTTTTGAAGCGGTTGGGCATATTGCTCACCTGAATCTGAGAGCTGAGCATCTTCAATATAAAAACCTTATCGCAAAG GTAGTTTTGGATAAGAATAGGCCAAAGATACAAACAGTTGTAAACAAAGTTGAAGCAATTCACAATGAATACAGAACAATGCAGCTCGAGATTTTGGCAGGAAATAAATCCCTTGTGACAACGCTAGTGGAAAATGGATTGCGTTTCCATGTTGATTTAGCAGCAGT ATATTGGAACTCAAGGCTCGCAACTGAAAGGCAAAGGCTTCTAAGTTGCTTCACACGCAGTGATGTTGTCT GTGATGTTTTTGCTGGGGTTGGTCCCATTGCCATATCTGCGGCAAAGAAAGTCAAGCGTGTGTATGCTAATGATTTGAATCCTTGTGCTGTTGAGTATCTGGAAAGAAACTGTGTCCTCAACAAACTTGAGAGGAAAATTGAG GTATTTAACATGGATGGAAGGAGGTTTATTGAAACAGTTTTTGCTAGTGAGAGAACTCAGTCCATTACTCAAGTAGTCATGCATTTGCCAAAGGATGCAGCTGAGTTTCTTG ATGCTTTTAGGGGAATTTTTGAAGGAAATCGTCCAGGTAAAGAATATGTTTTGCCTAGGATTCATGTATATGGGTTTTCAAAGGCTCAAGATCCAGAATTTGACTTTCACGAG CGAATTAGAACTGCACTGTCAGAGGCAGCTCTTGATGTAGAGATGCACAGAGTTCGCGCTGTTGCACCAGGAAAATGGATGTTGTGTGCATCGTTCATCTTGCCTGAGAGCGTGGCATACTCAAAAATGGGTTCAAACTTATAA